The Chamaesiphon minutus PCC 6605 DNA window CTGGAACTGATGCAGATCGGTATGCCAAAATAATTTATATTTAGATGCGCTGGCTATTTCTGGCACAGCGAACTATTTTCGATCGACAGTGGTGGGTTTGTTGCGAAGCAGAGGTAAGCAGCCACCGATAATCAAGCCTAGCGCGACGGCTCCAGCTAAAACTAGTCCCCACGGTAGATCGATCGATCTCCAGAATACAAACCTCAGGCTGACTAAGCTGGCATTTTGAACTGATATGAGTGCCATTACCACTACACAAGCCGCCGCGATCGTTGAAATAATTAAATTTGTCATACCGTTCTCGATTCCTACCTGTTCGCAACAGATTATTTATCTGAACTTTAACAACCATTCCTCACTCTCGATCGTCCGATCGAATATCAACTAGTTTACGGAGTTAGACAGCGAAAGTCACTGAAATATATGTCTATACTAACGCCCAAGTTTACTGGCCACTGGGGTGATGTTATAAAAAACAGCAACCACAAACTTAACGGCAGTCCAGTACAGTGCCTGGTTCGCCATCTTGAGCCAATCTTAGGGACTCCCTCACCTGCATGAGTATGCGTCCGAGCATGTTCTTGCCACTCCCGTCTCCGCCGTCACCCCAATAGTCATCATTCTCGGTATGCTCAACTACCTTGGTGTCGCCAGTTGAGAGCAACAGCGTCCGCAACTCTGGATGCTGAGTGAACTTGGCCAACACCGCCGACCGCATAATCCCGACTTTCACTGACTCCCAGTCCCGCCGAAGTTTCTGTTTACGATCCCGCCCAAGACGGGCGGCCAACATCGGAGAGTTGGCCTTGCGGATCTTCTTGCGGTATGCTTCGTCCTCGAACTTCTGCGCTTGAAAGTAGTGCTCAGATGTTGGCCACTGCTCACCATCAAGCGCGATTGGATATAGGGCGAAGTTCGAGAACTCCCCGAACTCATCGCCCACGCTGTAGAACTTAACAACACCCGCAGTGTCGGCCATCCCTGTGCCCCCCCACATCGATCGATTCATTAGATGGAAACTTTCCGCCTATCCCCTATTTAAGAGCATCGATTGCTGTTTCCATTGTCGAGGCTAGTTTATTCAACTGTTCGGCGGAATGGGTTTCGAGATAGACGCGGATTAGCGGCTCGGTACCGGAGGCGCGGAGCAGTACCCAGCTACCATCGGAGAGATAGAATTTGACGCCATCTTTACGACCGACTTCTTTGACGTCAATTCCGGCGATGTTCGTCGGTGGTTGTTCGCTATAAGTCTTCATTACCGTGTTTTTGTGAGCATTGTCTAAATGCAGATCGAGACGACGGTTGTATAATGGGCCATCGGCTTCGGCGATGACTTCGGCTACCATTTGGCTCAATGGTTTGCCTTCATACGCGATCGCTTCGGCAATTAGCATATCTGCCAGGATGCCATCTTTTTCGGGAATGTGACCGATGACGCTCAAGCCACCAGATTCTTCCCCACCGATCAAGACGGGGATTTCGCGCATCTGTTCGCCGATATATTTGAAGCCGACGGCGGTTTCGACTAAAGGGACACCATGCTTGGCGGCAAAGTTGTCTAGGAGGTGGGTAGTTGCCACGGTACGGACGATCGCGCCAGTTTTACCTTTGTTTTTAATTAAATGCTTGGCGAGGACGAGGAGGACGGTATTAGGTGTGAGAACGTTGCCTAGCTCATCGACGATCCCAAACCTGTCTGCATCGCCATCTGTGGCGACACCGAGATCGGCTTTATCCTTTTGGACTGCGGCAATCAGTTCGCCGAGGAGTTCGGCTTTGGGTTCTGGCATTCCGCCGCCGAATAATACGTCCCGCTGCATGTGGAAGGTTTCAGTCTCGCAACCGCAGTGGAGTAGTACTTTGTCTAAATATCCCCGCGAGGTGGAATACATAGCATCGAATTTAACTTTGAGCTTGGCCGATCGAATCCGCTCGACATCGAGTAGGGTATAAATAAATTTAAAATACGCTGGCTGCGGGTCGAAAGTGCTAATATTCCCAGGATGCTTGTTTTCTGGGGGTGCGTCGCTGGCACTAGCTAGATTGCCAACGATCGTATCGGTGATTTCTAAAGTTGCTGGCCCAGCATAGTCGGGGATATACTTAATTCCACAATAGGCAGCGGGATTGTGGCTGGCGGTGAACATCAGCGCACCTGCCGAATTGAGATACTTGGCGTTGAATGCAATTACTGGAGTGGGACAATCTCGATCGACTAGTTTTACCGTCCATCCCAAGTCTGCTAAAATTTCTGCGGCGGTATGGGCAAATTTATCTGCCAAAAATCGCGGATCGTAAGCGACTAATACCGGACGATCGTGACTGTAAGCCGTGCTGAGGTATGCGGCGATCGCGCGCGTTACCTTACATACGTTAGCAAAGGTAAAATCGTCTGCGATAATTCCCCGCCATCCGTCAGTCCCAAATTTAATTTGATGCGTACTGCTACTACCTGCGCTCATCATCGATCGCCTTCTTTCTTTTTGGATATCCCTGCTCTCATAACACTATCATAAGCCGGGATCTGGAATCGTTGTGTAGTTAGCAAAGCTCCGTCATCGATCTCGTATCTTGCTTAGTAAATCTGTAGGTTGAGGCCCGATCGACTATTTAAATGCTACCAACTGAGTAACTGGAATTAATGGTTTCCACCCCAGAAAACCGCCAATGTTTTGCGTGCGTTGAATGGCAATCCGGTTGAGTTCGCCACCATGTTGTTGTTGCCATCGCAATAACTCCAATTCACTTTCTACCGTTACGGCATTGGCGACCAATCTACCACCCGATCGCAATGCTGTCCAGCAGGTATCGAGTAAGCCTGGAGCCGTTACGCCACCGCCGATAAAGATGGCATCGGGAGTCGCTAAATCGGCCAAAGCTTCGGGGGCTTTGCCTTGCACGATTTGAAGGTGAGGCGTGCCCAGAGCAGACATATTATCGGTAATAAAATGCAACCGATGGGCGTGTTGCTCGATCGCGATCGCGCGACAGCGGGGATGAGAGCGCAACCATTCAATGCCGATCGAGCCGCAACCCGCGCCGACATCCCATAATAATTCTCCTGGCATGGGAGCGAGTGCGGCCAGAGCGATCGCGCGGACTTCGCGTTTGGTGATCTGCCCGTCGTGGTGAAACGCGCTCTCAGGAAGCCCTGGGAGGCGATTTAAGGGGGTTTTGTCTGCATCGATACGGCATTCGATCGCGATCGCATTCAGAGCTGCTACATCAGTTTTAGCGCGCAATCTGGCGATATCCGAACTGATGCGCTCGCGTTCGCCACCTAAGTGTTCGAGTACCGTCATCCGACTATCGCCATAGCCGCGCTGCGTCAGTAAATTTGCCACAATTTGGGGCGTATCGGCATCTGCACTCAAGACTAATAATTTGGCATTGGGGGTGAGAATAGCTGCGAGGAAATCTGGCGAACGCCCGCACAAACTCACGGTTTCCACTTCTGTCAACGTCCATCCCAAGCGGGCGCAAGCGAGGCTAAAGGTAGATGGTGCGGGGATAATCGTCATTTCCGAGATCGACACGTATCGTAGCAATGTCACGCCGATCCCGTAACAGAGCGGATCGCCGCTAGCGAGGACGCAGACCGGATTACCGCGATATTTGAGAATCGAGGCGATCGAGGATTCGATGGGCGATGCCCACACCAATTGCGGTTGAGGGCACTCGCCCAACATCGCGAGGTGACGTTTGCCACCGACGACTAGCGATGCTCGATCGATAAATCCGCGCGCACCTGGACTCAGTTCGCCCACTCCGCCCTCACCGATGCCGATAACTGATAACCATTTCTTGTTTTCGATCGCCAAGCCTAACTTCCTACGATAACTATCGATCGCTTTGGTTTAAATAGCAAACAACAGGAGTTAGATTCCGAAACCTAACTCCTAAGATATTACCATTTTGGCTGGATTTTACCATTGTTGGCGAGCGGTAGCTGAGGTTTGTATTTGAATGTAAGAGCGTGCCCAGATCCGAGCGAATAACTTTCGGGTAATATTTAGATCTGATTCGGCTTTTAAATTCACTCGATCGATAGATTTTTCGATATTAGCAAATCTATAAATCTTTCTATCGGCTGTAATGCTCTTAATAAATCGGTATTTTTGTGCCGTTATATATATGAGGTGCGATTCACGAGCTTTAATTTAGTATTTTTCATATAATAAAAGAGCATTCACACTAACTGGCGATCGAATAACAATAGAATCTGCTAGAGCTAAAGTGTCTCTGGAGAGATGTTAGACGCTGGCGATCCGAACTCGTCTGGTGGATTTAGACAAAGGCTAGGATTGAAGATTCTGGCAGGGCGATTTTACACTTTCGATCTTGAATTGCTTCGGTCGATCGATAATAACCTAGATTTTAATTAATAGAAAGTATGGCTAATATCTTAGAAACAGCTTCCCAATCTGGTGACTTTACGGTGTTATTGAAGGCAATTAAGGCAACAGAACTCGAAGACACTTTAAATAGTGAAGGTTCGTTTACAGTCTTGGCACCGACTGATGATGCCTTTGCCAAGTTGCCTCAAGCCGAGCGCGATGCGTTATTTGATAATCTGCCCAAGCTCAAACGGATCGTGCTCTATCACGCAGTAATGGGAAATGTCCAGTCTGACGACTTAGCCGAAATCAATGAAGCACCAACGGTAGAAGGCTCGGTACTTGCCATCAAGCGAGGGGAAGGGAAAATTCACATTAATGACGCGTTGGTGACGCAGATGGATATCTTGGCTGATAATGGGGTCATTCATAAGATCGATACGGTGTTGATGCCTGCGATTCTCGAACACGAATACGATTAGTAGGGGGGATTGGGGATTGCGGATCGTTCCCTTTCAATAGGGCTTCTGGAAGTGCATTTGGGAATGTCGATCGAGGGTATGGTGTTGAATCGAGCGGGAATTTGCCCGATGATGGACAGAGCCGCTAGCCAAGATCCACAGTAGTTATGTCCAGTCCTTATACAGTAGTGCTCATAGTCCCCACGGGTATCGGTGCGGCGATGGGTGGGTTTGCAGGAGATGCATTGCCGATCGCCAGAGCCGTTGCGGCAAGTTGCGATCGGTTGATTACCCATCCAAATGTGATGAATGGGGCGCAGTTATATTGGAGTATGCCCAATGCGCTCTACGTCGAGGGTTACGCGCTCGATCGATTTGCGGCGGGTGCTTGGGGATTGCAACCACTTAGGCGCAATAAAATCGGGATTGTATTCGATCGATCGATTTCCGATGACTTGCGCGTGCGACATTTACAAGCCGCAGATGCCGCTAGAGCTACGCTAGGGCTGGAGTTGGTCGATTATGTCGTCACAGACCTACCCTTGGGTGTAGATCTGCGTACTGCCGCTTCTGGAGCATCCTGGGGGACGATCGAGCAGCCGGATAGTCTGTTACGAGCGGTAGATAAGTCGATTTCTGTCGCTGGAGCCGAGGCGATCGCCGTGATTGCGAGATTTCCCGACGATCCGGGCGCGACAATCCTCCACGATTACCGCCATGGTGTCGGCGTCGATCCCTTAGCTGGAGCCGAAGCAGTCATCAGCCACCTCGTCGTGCGTACCTTTAAAGTCCCTTGCGCTCACGCACCAGCCTTATCGCCACTCCCGATCGATCCAGAGATTTCTCCTCGCTCGGCGGCGGAGGAGCTGGGTTATACCTTCCTACCTTGTGTGCTAGTAGGATTGAGCCGCGCGCCGCAATTTATCGCCACCCCGACAGCTCCCGGTGCGGGAATTTGGCACGATGAAGTCGATGCGGTAATTATCCCCGAATCTGCCTGTGGCGGGAGTGGCTTACTGAATTTCGCCACATCTTCACGCGCTAAAATTATTACAGTAGCCGAAAACCAGACGCGAATGGCCGTAACTCCCAAGGACGTCAGGATTCAATCGATTGGGGTAAGATCGTACTTAGAAGCGATCGGTGTCATTACCGTCGATCGAGCTGGCATGAGTCTCGATAGTTTTCGACCGCAAATCGATCGACTCCAGGAGTGTCTTTAATTTAGTTGATAGTTGATAGTTGATAGTTGATACTCGATGTTCAAGTTTTTGAAAACTGCTGAAGTGTATGATATGGGATGAAGGATCGGTATAGAAAGGTAAAGACATGCTACTCAATAAGCCTTTGCCCTTCATCGAAGACTTTATCAACGAATTGAACAAGGGACTGAAAAGTTACAATCCAGATGGGGGCTTGAGCAGAATTCAGCGTGGATGGATCGGATTCTGTCTGATGGGCATAATACTGACGAACAGCGTATGCTGGGCAAGATTTGAACGGGTGAGCCTGGGGAAATACAGCCTGGGAGCCTTATCATGGATGTTTCGCAAATCCAAACTGCCATGGGAGATGATGCTTCAAGTTAGTATAGCAATAGTGCTCAAGCAGTATGGTATTTCTGGAGGTACTTTGGTGACTGACGACTCAGATCATCAGCGCAGTAAGAAGACACCAAGGTTATTCAAAACCCATAAAATCAGAGACAAAGGTAGCGGGGGATATATAAATGGTCAAAACATAGTGTTATTAATACTAGTTACTGACAAAGTGAGCTTGCCAGTTGGATTTGAGGTCTATCAACCTGACCCTCAACAACAAGCATGGACAAGAGAAGATCAACGTCTGAGAAAGAAAGGTATCGCGAAAAAAAACCGCCCAGAGGCTCCACCCCATAATCCAGACTACCCAACTAAACCAGAATTAGTGTTGCGATTAATGGAGCAGTTTCGGAAGCACCACAGTCAAATCAAGATCAAAGCCGTCGTTGCTGATGCACTATATGGTCAGGCAAAATTCATGGATGCAGCATCAGGCTTATTTGGTGGAGTCCAAGTCATTAGCCAATTGCGTTATAACCAAAATATTCGTTTTCGAGGCCGAAAACAAAGCCTAAAGCACTATTTTTCAAGTTATCCGGGAGTTCCTCAAGAGTTGAGTATTCGAGGTCAACCTGCCATTACAGCCAATGTTGGAAGTATCAGAGTGGAAGTTTGTGCTCACGGAAAAAAGCGATTTGTGATTGCGCTGAAGTATCCGGGTGAGCAAGATTATCGATATTTAGTTGCTACGGATCTGACTTGGCGCACCATAGATATCATCCAAGCGTATACACTGAGATGGTTAGTAGAGGTTTTCATCGAGGACTGGAAGTCTTATGAAGGTTGGGCGCAGTTGGCCAAGCAAACAGGTAAAGAAGGGACAAGCCGTGGCCTGACCCTGAGTCTGTTGCTTGACTTATGCCTCTTGCTTCACCCGAGACAAATAGCCCGCGTTGACAGCAAGCTGCCCGCATATACTGTGGGCAGTCTACTCCGCAATCTTCAGATGGAAGCTTTGTTGTTATATTTTGAGCAGTTGCTACAAGCACCTAATCCGGTTGAGCAGTTGAATCAATTAAGTCAATCAGTTCAGGAGTTTTTCCTTTTGAGATCGTCTGGTAAACATATGAGTGGTAGAGATTTAGGTCGCTTAGAACCCACTCCCTCCCTCAATCGTCGAGCTGTAGCTTAAAAACTTGAACATCGAGTGATAGTTGATAGCGAAGTTATTAAGACGGAAATTTAGCGGATGCCTTTTCATGGAAGGGTTTCCCGTCGATAAAAAGGTACCAAGCAAACTTCGTCTCAATAACAATCTGCCTCAAGGCATTGGCTATAAACCCTTACTATTCGGTAAATTAAAAATCCGTCCTCCCAATTGTATGAACCCCCCAGTCCCCTAGTCCACTCACTCATCCACCCATCCACCCCTTCATCCACCCATGAGTAACCCACCCAATCCAGACATCGAACCCTTGTCGCGGAGTCAGATTTTGATTGCCATGGCAGTCACTTCTATCCTGCTGTTTGGGGTAGCGAAGCTGTGGTTATATCTGAGCGAGTTGCAGTTACGTCCGCTCTCTCTGAGCGCGATCGATTTGGGTTTTGGAATAGCTTTGGGACTGGGTTTGACAGGTTTGAGCGCGATCGTATATGCCGTGTGGGGTGTTTATCGAGAGAGTGCTGATTTTTATCTGGCAATGGTACTCAAACCGCTGGCTATCCCCGATATGGTGTGGTTGGGAATTTTACCAGGATTGAGTGAGGAGTTATTATTTAGGGGCGTAATGTTACCCGCACTCGGATTAGATCCGATCGGCATCGTGCTATCTTCACTCTGTTTTGGAGTATTGCACATGACCA harbors:
- a CDS encoding lipopolysaccharide assembly protein LapA domain-containing protein, giving the protein MTNLIISTIAAACVVVMALISVQNASLVSLRFVFWRSIDLPWGLVLAGAVALGLIIGGCLPLLRNKPTTVDRK
- a CDS encoding NADAR family protein, which produces MADTAGVVKFYSVGDEFGEFSNFALYPIALDGEQWPTSEHYFQAQKFEDEAYRKKIRKANSPMLAARLGRDRKQKLRRDWESVKVGIMRSAVLAKFTQHPELRTLLLSTGDTKVVEHTENDDYWGDGGDGSGKNMLGRILMQVRESLRLAQDGEPGTVLDCR
- a CDS encoding phosphoglucomutase/phosphomannomutase family protein; this encodes MSAGSSSTHQIKFGTDGWRGIIADDFTFANVCKVTRAIAAYLSTAYSHDRPVLVAYDPRFLADKFAHTAAEILADLGWTVKLVDRDCPTPVIAFNAKYLNSAGALMFTASHNPAAYCGIKYIPDYAGPATLEITDTIVGNLASASDAPPENKHPGNISTFDPQPAYFKFIYTLLDVERIRSAKLKVKFDAMYSTSRGYLDKVLLHCGCETETFHMQRDVLFGGGMPEPKAELLGELIAAVQKDKADLGVATDGDADRFGIVDELGNVLTPNTVLLVLAKHLIKNKGKTGAIVRTVATTHLLDNFAAKHGVPLVETAVGFKYIGEQMREIPVLIGGEESGGLSVIGHIPEKDGILADMLIAEAIAYEGKPLSQMVAEVIAEADGPLYNRRLDLHLDNAHKNTVMKTYSEQPPTNIAGIDVKEVGRKDGVKFYLSDGSWVLLRASGTEPLIRVYLETHSAEQLNKLASTMETAIDALK
- a CDS encoding bifunctional cobalt-precorrin-7 (C(5))-methyltransferase/cobalt-precorrin-6B (C(15))-methyltransferase, whose protein sequence is MAIENKKWLSVIGIGEGGVGELSPGARGFIDRASLVVGGKRHLAMLGECPQPQLVWASPIESSIASILKYRGNPVCVLASGDPLCYGIGVTLLRYVSISEMTIIPAPSTFSLACARLGWTLTEVETVSLCGRSPDFLAAILTPNAKLLVLSADADTPQIVANLLTQRGYGDSRMTVLEHLGGERERISSDIARLRAKTDVAALNAIAIECRIDADKTPLNRLPGLPESAFHHDGQITKREVRAIALAALAPMPGELLWDVGAGCGSIGIEWLRSHPRCRAIAIEQHAHRLHFITDNMSALGTPHLQIVQGKAPEALADLATPDAIFIGGGVTAPGLLDTCWTALRSGGRLVANAVTVESELELLRWQQQHGGELNRIAIQRTQNIGGFLGWKPLIPVTQLVAFK
- a CDS encoding fasciclin domain-containing protein — translated: MANILETASQSGDFTVLLKAIKATELEDTLNSEGSFTVLAPTDDAFAKLPQAERDALFDNLPKLKRIVLYHAVMGNVQSDDLAEINEAPTVEGSVLAIKRGEGKIHINDALVTQMDILADNGVIHKIDTVLMPAILEHEYD
- a CDS encoding DUF3326 domain-containing protein, with the translated sequence MSSPYTVVLIVPTGIGAAMGGFAGDALPIARAVAASCDRLITHPNVMNGAQLYWSMPNALYVEGYALDRFAAGAWGLQPLRRNKIGIVFDRSISDDLRVRHLQAADAARATLGLELVDYVVTDLPLGVDLRTAASGASWGTIEQPDSLLRAVDKSISVAGAEAIAVIARFPDDPGATILHDYRHGVGVDPLAGAEAVISHLVVRTFKVPCAHAPALSPLPIDPEISPRSAAEELGYTFLPCVLVGLSRAPQFIATPTAPGAGIWHDEVDAVIIPESACGGSGLLNFATSSRAKIITVAENQTRMAVTPKDVRIQSIGVRSYLEAIGVITVDRAGMSLDSFRPQIDRLQECL
- a CDS encoding transposase: MLLNKPLPFIEDFINELNKGLKSYNPDGGLSRIQRGWIGFCLMGIILTNSVCWARFERVSLGKYSLGALSWMFRKSKLPWEMMLQVSIAIVLKQYGISGGTLVTDDSDHQRSKKTPRLFKTHKIRDKGSGGYINGQNIVLLILVTDKVSLPVGFEVYQPDPQQQAWTREDQRLRKKGIAKKNRPEAPPHNPDYPTKPELVLRLMEQFRKHHSQIKIKAVVADALYGQAKFMDAASGLFGGVQVISQLRYNQNIRFRGRKQSLKHYFSSYPGVPQELSIRGQPAITANVGSIRVEVCAHGKKRFVIALKYPGEQDYRYLVATDLTWRTIDIIQAYTLRWLVEVFIEDWKSYEGWAQLAKQTGKEGTSRGLTLSLLLDLCLLLHPRQIARVDSKLPAYTVGSLLRNLQMEALLLYFEQLLQAPNPVEQLNQLSQSVQEFFLLRSSGKHMSGRDLGRLEPTPSLNRRAVA
- a CDS encoding CPBP family intramembrane glutamic endopeptidase, with the protein product MSNPPNPDIEPLSRSQILIAMAVTSILLFGVAKLWLYLSELQLRPLSLSAIDLGFGIALGLGLTGLSAIVYAVWGVYRESADFYLAMVLKPLAIPDMVWLGILPGLSEELLFRGVMLPALGLDPIGIVLSSLCFGVLHMTNAQQWPYGVWATVVGMVLAYTMVETGNLFIPIVAHVTTNFISGLTWKLNMLDRSKPL